From the Penicillium oxalicum strain HP7-1 chromosome V, whole genome shotgun sequence genome, one window contains:
- a CDS encoding Major facilitator superfamily domain-containing protein 10, giving the protein MAVAGAQRKQVLKVVMISLLLDLISFTFILPLFPSLLSFYRAQDPSPDSLLNRIFHYLNAYKNAFARPIDSRYDIVLLGGALGSLFSLLQAFAAPVIGHLSDRHGRRRALLTAMIGNICSVALWVSARDFRTFLASRVVGGLSEANVQLANAIVADVTDESRRGASMALVGACFSIAFTFGPMMGAALSTVDMVAANPFMTAALVSLLLIVVETTYLWACLPETHPRLTTLQQEQSTPSEKQAKSGSQTRSAKTAHRHTNNPALLNAIHFMFLLPFSGLEFSLPFLTATLYAGTSTASPAALNGRLLSLMGLIASLLQGTVVRRLPPLVTVRAGVVACALSFFCLARVSSPSGLYAAGGLLAVTSATVVTGLNSLGSLEAHEADRGAVMGRLRGWGQAGRAAGPILFCTLFWWAGREAAYIVGGAAMSIVALLVFLLVKSPSLRVKAE; this is encoded by the exons ATGGCCGTCGCTGGCGCCCAGCGAAAGCAGGTCCTCAAGGTGGTGATGATCTCGTTGTTACTGGACCTG ATCTCTTTTACATTTATTCTTCCGCTCTTCCCCTCGCTGCTTTCCTTCTACCGCGCTCAAGATCCATCTCCCGACTCGCTCTTAAATCGCATCTTCCACTACCTCAACGCATACAAGAATGCCTTTGCGCGCCCCATCGATTCCCGCTACGATATCGTTCTTCTTGGAGGCGCGCTAGgatctctcttttctctccttcaGGCCTTTGCTGCGCCTGTGATCGGTCATCTCTCCGATCGCCATGGTCGACGTCGCGCCTTGTTGACCGCAATGATCGGGAACATCTGCAGTGTGGCGCTCTGGGTGTCTGCGCGGGACTTCCGAACTTTCCTCGCGAGCCGCGTGGTCGGAGGCCTCAGTGAGGCAAATGTCCAGCTTGCCAATGCTATTGTGGCAGACGTCACGGACGAATCGCGCCGCGGCGCGTCGATGGCGCTGGTCGGGGCTTGTTTCAGCATCGCATTTACCTTTGGACCCATGATGGGCGCGGCACTGAGTACCGTCGACATGGTCGCTGCCAACCCCTTCATGACCGCCGCACTGGTCTCGCTGCTCTTGATCGTGGTCGAAACCACCTATCTCTGGGCCTGTTTGCCGGAAACCCACCCGCGGTTGACGACTCTGCAACAAGAGCAGTCGACCCCGTCCGAGAAGCAGGCCAAGTCTGGATCGCAGACCAGATCTGCCAAGACCGCTCATCGTCACACGAACAATCCGGCCCTTCTAAACGCCATCCACTTCATGTTTCTTTTGCCCTTTTCAGGATTGGAATTCTCACTTCCATTTCTGACCGCGACTCTCTACGCGGGTACCAGCACCGCCAGTCCCGCCGCCCTGAATGGTCGTCTTCTTTCCCTGATGGGTCTGATCGCCTCACTTCTTCAAGGGACGGTCGTTCGTCGTCTCCCACCCCTGGTCACCGTGCGGGCCGGCGTCGTCGCCTGtgccttgtccttcttctgTCTCGCACGAGTCTCATCTCCGTCCGGCCTCTATGCTGCCGGTGGCTTATTAGCAGTGACGAGCGCCACCGTCGTGACTGGATTGAATAGCCTGGGTAGTCTGGAAGCGCATGAGGCAGACCGCGGAGCTGTCATGGGCCGACTTCGTGGCTGGGGACAAGCAGGACGTGCGGCGGGCCCGATCCTGTTTTGTACATTGTTCTGGTGGGCTGGGCGTGAGGCGGCTTACATTGTTGGTGGAGCTGCCATGTCAATTGTCGCTCTGTTGGTCTTTTTGTTGGTCAAGTCTCCGTCACTGCGGGTCAAGGCGGAGTGA
- a CDS encoding 6-phosphofructo-2-kinase 1 yields MTSANSPVHANQGDQGVKNSGPNGVTSSGASIGSGKEGALMPPGPKTVVSRALGSDLHSDAHRGSQGGVGTALTDTPISTAPSSPQINGLSAASTPSRVRATTLDIPGLTRSKVSPDGRIAQRDVGSKLVIVMVGLPARGKSYITKKLARYLNWLQHDTEIFNVGERRRVAAGKSPSPAHIGRPLEKRVSSVHKDLVDSVRRLSVSVGTANQDATSPPEASSPPNDTSLPPPAIPTKILINGKEPDSSISQNGSTVVSSDDAGNHTAEIPADAIKEASPEPMDQSANFFDPSNQIALKLREQVALDTLDELLEYILEEGGSVGILDATNSTMERRKAIVDHIRKRAGPELGILFLESSCVDKDLLEANMRLKLSGPDYKGQDPTAALEDFRKRVALYEKSYVPLGEYEEKNDMAYIQMIDVGRKIVSHQTHGFLSSQVVYYLLNFNLSPRQIWITRHGESVDDQAGRLGGDSDLSENGQRYAKALAKFIDHQRKKWELYQRQKNLIKHFPPRPGDSTPPNPSYIPRDRPRNFCVWSSMMKRAIQTVEYFNEDDFDVKQMRMLDELHAGKMEGMTYKEIQEQFPEEYAHRKKDKLFYRYPGPGGESYLDIINRLRAVIVEVERTTDHVLLVSHRSTARVLLSYFRGLKRDMVADLDVPMGMLYMLEPKPYGVDFKAYQYNPDSDWFDEVPNYELHQVGA; encoded by the exons ATGACATCGGCAAATTCACCTGTTCATGCAAACCAGGGCGATCAGGGAGTTAAAAACTCCGGGCCCAACGGAGTCACCTCAAGCGGAGCCAGCATCGGCTCGGGTAAAGAAGGAGCTTTGATGCCACCAGGCCCGAAGACGGTGGTGAGCAGAGCGCTAGGAAGCGACTTGCATTCCGATGCCCACAGAGGCTCGCAGGGCGGAGTCGGAACCGCACTGACGGACACTCCGATTTCTACCGCACCCTCTTCTCCACAGAT TAATGGTCTCTCAGCCGCCAGCACTCCCAGCCGGGTGCGAGCAACGACTCTGGATATTCCCGGGCTGACTCGATCCAAGGTGTCCCCAGATGGACGCATTGCCCAACGTGATGTGGGGTCCAAGTTGGTCATTGTCATGGTCGGTCTGCCAGCCCGAGGCAAGAGTTACATCACCAAAAAGCTGGCTCGTTACCTGAACTGGCTCCAGCATGATACCGAGATCTTCAACGTCGGCGAGCGTCGTCGTGTCGCTGCTGGGAAGTCACCGTCGCCAGCCCACATTGGGCGTCCACTGGAAAAGCGTGTGAGCAGTGTCCACAAGGACCTCGTGGACTCTGTGCGTCGACTCAGCGTCAGCGTTGGAACCGCCAACCAGGACGCAACGTCCCCCCCTGAGGCGTCGTCGCCTCCTAACGACACATCTCTTCCCCCGCCTGCTATCCCGACGAAGATTCTCATCAACGGCAAGGAGCCCGATTCGTCTATCTCGCAGAATGGCAGCACGGTAGTATCTTCTGATGATGCCGGTAATCACACCGCAGAAATTCCGGCCGACGCCATCAAAGAAGCCTCCCCAGAGCCGATGGACCAGTCTGCCAATTTCTTTGATCCTTCGAATCAGATCGCTCTGAAGCTCCGCGAGCAGGTTGCTTTGGATACCCTTGATGAACTCCTTGAGTACATTCTCGAGGAAGGTGGAAGTGTTGGTATTCTCGATGCCACCAACAGCACCATGGAACGTCGTAAAGCCATTGTTGACCACATTCGCAAGCGTGCCGGCCCCGAGCTCGGaatcctcttcctcgagagCAGTTGCGTTGACAAAGACCTCCTGGAAGCCAACATGCGTCTGAAACTCTCCGGACCTGACTACAAGGGCCAAGACCCAACTGCTGCCTTAGAAGACTTCCGGAAGCGGGTTGCACTGTACGAAAAGTCATACGTGCCACTTGGCGAGTATGAAGAGAAAAATGACATGGCCTACATTCAAATGATTGACGTTGGCCGGAAGATTGTCTCACACCAGACACATGGCTTCCTCTCGTCGCAGGTGGTCTATTACCTGCTCAACTTCAACTTGTCTCCACGCCAGATTTGGATCACTCGTCATGGCGAGAGCGTGGACGACCAAGCCGGACGCCTCGGTGGCGATTCTGATCTTAGTGAAAATGGTCAACGGTATGCTAAGGCATTGGCGAAGTTTATCGATCATCAGCGCAAGAAATGGGAGCTTTATCAACGACAGAAGAACCTCATTAAGCACTTCCCTCCACGTCCGGGTGACAGCACCCCCCCAAACCCCTCCTACATCCCCCGTGACCGCCCGCGCAACTTCTGTGTTTGGTCATCCATGATGAAACGTGCCATCCAGACGGTTGAATACTTCAACGAAGACGATTTTGATGTGAAGCAAATGCGCATGCTGGACGAACTTCATGCGGGCAAGATGGAGGGCATGACCTACAAGGAAATTCAGGAACAGTTCCCTGAGGAGTACGCCCATCGCAAGAAGGACAAACTCTTCTATCGCTACCCCGGTCCGGGTGGAGAGAGTTACCTGGACATCATCAACCGTCTTCGCGCGGTCATTGTTGAGGTGGAGCGTACCACTGATCATGTTCTTCTGGTCAGCCACCGGTCTACTGCTCGTGTGCTGCTGTCCTACTTCCGTGGCCTGAAGCGAGACATGGTTGCAGACCTGGATGTTCCAATGGGCATGTTGTACATGCTGGAACCTAAGCCATATGGTGTTGACTTCAAGGCTTACCAGTACAACCCTGACAGTGATTGGTTTGACGAAGTTCCCAACTACGAGCTGCACCAAGTTGGTGCTTGA
- a CDS encoding Protein RTM1 — translation MSTTTSDGGIDFALYRYTPSIVAAAIFAVIFLVITFAHGLRLWRHGTYFFVPFIIGLLFECAGYIARIFSHFDTKALGPYIVQTMLILVAPPLFAASIYMTLGRVIVALQCQQFSLVSVRYLTKIFVVGDVISFLLQCGGGGYMAAGSISAMNTGANIVIGGLVIQLLFFGFFVIVSAVFHWRVKRNSRDISHARELDKKWESIMWALYAACFLILVRSIFRVAEFVEGNNGFIMRREYLLYIFDACLMALAGVVLVITYPGSFLGRENAHRDSALQLMSTDDDYSTQRSKA, via the exons ATGTCCACCACTACCAGCGACGGAGGTATCGATTTCGCGCTATACCGCTACACCCCTTCAATAGTGGCGGCAGCCATTTTTgcagtcatcttcttggtGATCACTTTTGCACACGGCCTTCGACTCTGGCGCCATGGTACTTATTTCTTTGTACCATTCATCATCGGCCTACTTT TTGAGTGCGCGGGCTATATTGCCCGTATCTTCTCACACTTTGACACCAAGGCTCTTGGTCCATACATCGTTCAGACCATGCTTATTCTCGTCGCGCCGCCGCTTTTTGCCGCCTCAATCTATATGACTCTCGGCAGAGTCATTGTAGCTCTCCAATGTCAACAGTTCTCACTTGTGTCCGTTCGATACCTGACCAAGATATTCGTGGTCGGGGATGTGATATCGTTCCTTCTCCAATGCGGTG GTGGTGGATACATGGCCGCTGGATCAATCTCCGCGATGAACACGGGTGCAAATATCGTCATCGGTGGTCTCGTGATCCAACTTCTCTTCTTCGGGTTTTTCGTCATTGTGTCGGCCGTGTTCCACTGGCGCGTAAAGAGGAATTCTCGAGACATTTCACATGCCAGGGAACTTGACAAGAAGTGGGAATCCATCATGTGGGCTTTGTACGCTGCCTGCTTCCTGATTCTGGTGCGATCAATCTTCCGTGTGGCTGAATTTGTTGAGGGCAACAATGGGTTTATCATGCGGAGAGAATACCTCTTATATATTTTCGATGCCTGTCTCATGGCCTTGGCTGGTGTTGTGTTGGTGATCACTTACCCGGGCTCTTTTCTTGGCCGAGAGAATGCCCATCGGGACAGTGCACTCCAGCTTATGTCTACGGATGACGACTACTCAACGCAGAGGTCAAAGGCCTAG